Genomic segment of Streptosporangium sp. NBC_01755:
GATTCGTCTTCGGTCATAAACAGCCCCTTCTTTTAGGGTATTCCAGAAAACAGGTTATAATCACCTGTACAACAACTAGCGGCGGGAGCCTACCGGGAACACATAGAGCGCTACTGGACCAACTCTAGGTGTGAAGGGCATTCCATGGATGGCGACCGACGAGTGTTGCACGGATCGAGGACGCCAAGCAGGATGTGACTGATTCGGACTGCCTGGATGGGCTGTACCATGGCCGACTCGGGGGCGGGCTGGATTGCTTCAGTCCTCCTTGTCGATACTCATAGCCTGCGACAGGGGAAGCCTGCTTCAGAGCATCTAAACCAGAAGTCCTATGAGTGCCTTGATCTCTGGCGCTAAGTGATTCGCCAACTTGAGGATGTCGATGAACCGGTTCCGCAAGTCGACAAACGACTCCTCATCGGCAACAAGAATGTCCACGGAAGCCGCGAATCGGCCTACCGGCTCGGGCAGTTGCTGGGTGTGTGTCGCCACTCCGTCCGAGGCGCAGGAGAAATCGAACCAACCGCATCGGGTTGGGTCCGCAAACTCGTTGCTCACCCAGATTGCCCGGCCCATCGCGTCCTGCACGACGATCAGGGTCCGACAGCGCAAAGCTCCCCAGGGAACTCGGTTGCGGGTAGTGGACTCAACGGTCAGCAGGCCGTTGCGCCACAGGGTGGCTTTGGTCTGCACGAACTTGTTCCAGCCGATGTACTGCTCTTCATAGGCGCGCGTTGGCTGGGGGGTGTCAGGCTGCGCTACATGAGTGCCAGAAGCCCAGACCGGCCGGCCGTCGCCGGTGTAGATCACCAGGTTCCGGTCGTCCTGTAGTACAAGCCGCGCTCCGGGGTTGCCATCGGTGCCAGAGGCCCATGATGGGTAGTTCACGCCGTTGTAGAGAACGAGATTGCCATCGCCCTGCATGTCAGCTCTGTTGGGACGTAGCGATAGGGGGAGCGTCCACGTGTTCGTGGCCCACACCGGAGTGGTGAGATTCTGTCCGTCAGCGTATAGAACGAGGTTGCCGTCGCCTTGCATAATGAGGCCGTACAGTCTGTTCGGCGATCGCAGGACTTCGCCTGTGGCCAGTGATCTGCCGATCAGTTCACCCACGTATTCGCCCATTTCCTGCCGCCCCCACATTCGTTCGATTCTGGGTATGTACTCGCTTGTCAATGTCATCAATCACGCAAGTAAGATGACATGCGTACCCATGAAGTAGGCCGTGCCCAGGAATGTTGGTCACGCGCTTTCGTTCATAAGGCCCATGTAGGAAGTACGCTTCCTTGGCGAGTGTGCACTCCAAAATATGGCGCTTTGAGACGGCTTGACCATGGAGAACAATGAGTATTGACTTATCGCCCATTCTATGCCCACTCCGGCAAAGGTCAGGCGAGGGGGGTGAGAGCCGTGCCATCACTGTCCGGCGAGGACTATCGCAGACTGTTGAAGTTCGTAACCCTGGCGATAGATGATGTGAGACCGCACTTTCCCAGTGTCACGATGAACGCATGCCTTCGTGAACTTTTCGAGGCTGATGTCGTCGGGGCCGGGACCGTCGACCTGCTGGGCACCTCCAGTCGGCGCTGGGCCACCAATCCGGCCCCGGTTGATCTGGGATCTGTGGGGTTTCACGAGCTCGCCATCCACCATCCGATCTTGGGCGCTTACCGTCGCAGCCAAGAGACGACACCATTACGGCTGAGCGACGTCTCAGACTCGTCGGACGATCGTGACGCTCTTCGCTTTCTCCAACTCGTGCCGGGCATCAGTCGAGTAATCACCATTCCCCTGGCCGTCTCGGCACTACGCATCAGCGTGATTGCCATCATGCGTTCCGGCCGCGACTTCGCCACCCGGGACATGCTTATGGCCCAGCGACTTCAGCCGATCGTCGCTGGTATCTATGCACTTCAGGTCAGCGATGCCCCCGGCAGGCCAAGAGCCCTCAACCCAGCCGGTCTTTTTGACGATGACCTGGATATCCGGCTCACGGAGAGAGAACTCGTCGTACTCGGCTTCCTGAGCAGCGACCTGATCCCGGCTGCGATAGCCCGCCGCCTCGACATGTCACCAAGGACGCTGGACAAGCACATCCAGCACATCTATCGGAAGTTTGACACTCGTGATCGCACCAGCACTGTTCTGAAGGCCCAAAACCTGGGATTCTTCCAGCGTTCTTGACGGGATGTTTCCACCGGGGCGACGCTGTACCCAAGTCCTTGCTTGTACAAGGTGACCGTGACGACCCCGGACATCGCGGGTGATCAATAGAGGTAGCCGCACGGGGAGTGCGGCTCTCGCTCGTCGAACTTTTCTACCGTGCCGCAACCGATTTGCCTGGAGCCCAACCAGGCGTACATCGCACCCACCGAGATCCTTCCGCGCGAGGGGTTCCACCAGCGGTGCTCAGGAATGGTCGCCGACCGCCTTCTGGCCGGGCTAAGGCCAGCACCAGGTAGGTGTTGTGGACGGTGCCGGGCGCGTACCCGGCCGCGCTCAGCCCTCCAATCAGGTCCTTGACCATCGGCCGGGTGACCGCGTTCAACGGCATGTGCCCGACGTGGGGGGTTGATGCGGTTCTTCAGGGAGACGGCGTAGCCGGTGGCGGTGCTGGGGGCCAGGGTGATCCGCGCCGTCAGCCACCTGTCGGCGTGGGTCTCGAAGGTCACGTTCCCGGCCTTGGGGCGGTCTTGAGCATGCCGGCTTCCCCGATGCGCAGCCGTGCCACCGAGGGCCGCACGTCGCCGCCCTCGTCGGAGTCGTCACCAAGCGGCCAGTTCACGTGCTGCTCGAACGTGGCCCCGAACCGCCCGCTGTCTTTGTAGTTGAAGAACTGATCGAGCCCGTTGATCAATTTAGACATGAAGCGACGGCTGGCAGTTCAGCTCACCCCTCGCCACGGGAAACGATCCCCAGGGAGCGGAGTTCCTCGTCGAGGCGGCGGACGTGCTTGTTGCCCGCCCACGGCTGGAGCCGGGCACGCGCCTGACGTACGGAGTCGGCGAGCCGACCAGAACTGTGCGAGCTGGTGAGGTGGGCAGCATCGCGGATCTTGTCGACTTATGACAAGACTCCTGAGAGCTACCTCGCCGGTCTCCACCTTCGCGCCGCGATGATCTGGTTTAAAGACCTCACCCGGACCATCCCTTGATCACAACCAAATACGCGCCCTAGTGCGAGACGGGGATGCCCGTCGTTCCCGGGTAGTGCTGAGGTATGACCGCAGAATCGAAGGATCCGCTGGCGGATCTCAACCCGTTCGACATATTCGACACCGAGGCCCTCCGCCTCGACCGTTTCTTCTCCGGGCTCGACGCGGAGGGCTGGCGGCGTCCCTCGCGGGCG
This window contains:
- a CDS encoding helix-turn-helix transcriptional regulator produces the protein MPSLSGEDYRRLLKFVTLAIDDVRPHFPSVTMNACLRELFEADVVGAGTVDLLGTSSRRWATNPAPVDLGSVGFHELAIHHPILGAYRRSQETTPLRLSDVSDSSDDRDALRFLQLVPGISRVITIPLAVSALRISVIAIMRSGRDFATRDMLMAQRLQPIVAGIYALQVSDAPGRPRALNPAGLFDDDLDIRLTERELVVLGFLSSDLIPAAIARRLDMSPRTLDKHIQHIYRKFDTRDRTSTVLKAQNLGFFQRS